The genome window CTCCGCCTCGCCGCGGACGGAGACGTACCGGTACGGGTCGTCGGGGTCGAGCACGCTGACGCCGACCTTCGGGTTGTGTCGGACGTTCCGCTCCTTGCGTCGCCCGCGGGCGGTGTTCACGAGGACGTACTCGCGGTCCTCGTGGTCGACCCACACCGGGGTGACGTGGGGGAGCCCGTCAGGTCCGACGGTCGCGAAGTGCGCGTACGACTCGGCTTCGAGGATGTCGACGTGGGACTCGGGTATCACGCGACGTGATAGGGCCCCGCGTCGGAAAACCTACCTCATAGATCGTCTATGATTGGCGGACGAAAAGTGATATTAACACATTATATTATCACAGGCAGATTCCCCTATATGTAGCCAACCTTTACCACTACCCACGAGATTCGTGTGAGACATGAGTACCAGTCCCGCGGAGACCGCTGACCAAGACCGCCTGTCGGAGTCCGAGTACCGCGACCGCCTGCGCGAGCTGCCCCCGAGCGCCAAGCTCGTCGCGAAGGTACTGGAGGGGGACGCCCCCCTCTCGCAGGGCGGCCTCGCCGAGGAGTCGCTGCTGCCCGACCGCACCGTCCGCTACGCGCTCAACCGCCTCGAGGAGGAGGGCCTCGTCGACTCGCGGTACAGCTTCAAGGACGCGCGCAAGCAGGTCTACTACCTGACGACCTGAACGGTTCGCGCGCCGCGACCGCTGACCGCAGCCGACTCGGAGCCGACCCGAGCCGGCCGAACGCACACGCAGTCCTTTTTACCTCCTCGTCCCGATAGCGGCTCGTATGGACCTCTCGGTCGTCGTCCCGACGCTCAACGGTCGGGACCGCTTGGCCGCCTGCCTCGACGCGCTGGCGGTCGACGCGCCGGACGCCGAGGTGATCGTCGTGAACGGTCCCTCGGCCGACGGCACGACCGGCATGGTTCGCGACCGCGACGGCGTCGACGTGCTGGTCGAGATCTCCGACCGCACCGTCAACGTCGCCCGCAACGCCGGCATCGAGGTGGCGACGGGCGACGCGGTCGCGCTGGTGGACTACGACAACCGGATCGAGCCGGGGTGGCGGAACGCGGTCACCGAGGGGCTCGACGCGGCCCCCGTGGTCTCGGGACCGGTAACGCCCGTCCCGCCGAGCGGGGCGGACGCGGGAGCTGACCGCCCGGACGACGCGCCGGGCGACGACCCGAGCGAGCCGGAGCGCAACCGGATCGCCGGCCGGGACGTCACCTACTTCGAGAGCGGGAACGTCGCGTTCCGGCGGGACGCCCTCCGGGACCTCGACGGCTTCGACGAGTACCTCCGGGTCGGCGGCGCGCGCGACGCGGCCCACCGGCTCGCGCGGATGGACCGCGAGGTGGCGTGGCGGCCGGCGATGGCCGCGCGGAAGGAGCTCCCGACCCCGACCGCCGCGGACGGCGGGCGCAGCGCCCACGAGTGGGGCTGGAAGTACCGCGGGCTCGCCTACCGCCTGCTGAAGAACTACGGCGTGCGGCCGACCGTCCTCCTCCGAACGGGATCGCACGCGGTCGGCGACGCGCTCGGCGCCGCGAGGGACGTGGTCCGCGGCGAGTCGACCCCCTCGCGCTGGGCCGCGACGGGCCGCGACGTGCTGGTCGGGCTCACCGGCGGCACCTCCGACGGGCTCGTCGCGCGGCGTCGCGACCGGAGCCCCGCGCGGAACCCGAACGGGGTCTCGACGCGCGCGGACCGCGCCGTCGCGAAGTACGACCGGCGGGCCGAGACGGGCGGCGAGCGCGTCGGGGCCGAAGACGAGGGTGCTGCGGTCGACGACGCCGAGTAGGACCTCGCCGAGTGAGCCCCGGGCCTTTTAACCGGAGCCGCGGCCTACGCTCCGCCAACGAATGGGACTCACGAAGCGCATCATCCCCTGTATCGACGTCGACCTCGACGACGACGGTGACGCCGCGGTGTACACCGGCGTCAACTTCGAGAACTTGGAGTACACGGGCGACCCCGTCGAGCTGGCGAAGAAGTACAACGAGGCGGGCGCCGACGAGTTCGTCTTCCTCGACATCACCGCCAGCGCCGACGGCCGCGAGACGATGCTCGACGTGGTCAACCGGGTCGCCGACGAGTGTTTCATCCCGCTGACGGTCGGCGGCGGCATCCGCACGAAGGCCGACATCAAGGAGACGCTCCGGGCCGGCGCGGACAAGGTGTCCATCACGACCGGCGCCCTGGAGCGCCCGAAACTCATCGAAGAGGGCGC of Halorubrum trapanicum contains these proteins:
- a CDS encoding PPOX class F420-dependent oxidoreductase translates to MIPESHVDILEAESYAHFATVGPDGLPHVTPVWVDHEDREYVLVNTARGRRKERNVRHNPKVGVSVLDPDDPYRYVSVRGEAELTEEGAREHIDELARRYFGVDEYPHHDEEEGARVIVKIPAENVATSG
- a CDS encoding helix-turn-helix domain-containing protein, producing the protein MSTSPAETADQDRLSESEYRDRLRELPPSAKLVAKVLEGDAPLSQGGLAEESLLPDRTVRYALNRLEEEGLVDSRYSFKDARKQVYYLTT
- a CDS encoding glycosyltransferase family A protein, translating into MDLSVVVPTLNGRDRLAACLDALAVDAPDAEVIVVNGPSADGTTGMVRDRDGVDVLVEISDRTVNVARNAGIEVATGDAVALVDYDNRIEPGWRNAVTEGLDAAPVVSGPVTPVPPSGADAGADRPDDAPGDDPSEPERNRIAGRDVTYFESGNVAFRRDALRDLDGFDEYLRVGGARDAAHRLARMDREVAWRPAMAARKELPTPTAADGGRSAHEWGWKYRGLAYRLLKNYGVRPTVLLRTGSHAVGDALGAARDVVRGESTPSRWAATGRDVLVGLTGGTSDGLVARRRDRSPARNPNGVSTRADRAVAKYDRRAETGGERVGAEDEGAAVDDAE